TAAGTCATGGTACGAAGGTCGATTAGCGACTGTTTGAATTTTTATTTCATTATGATGAATCATCATTTTAAAACCCTAATCGCGTCTTGACATCACTATATACATTTTCAGTCCCTATCCCGGTTAATAGCCCCACACCATTAATCACTTTGCTTTTAATAGAGTCAGGAACTATTGTAGTACTAACAACTGCATCATAGTCATCAATTCGTTTTAATTCATCAGCAATCTTAGACTGGTAAATTTCAACTTCGCGACTTAAATTCTCAGACTCTAACCACTTTTTTATTTTTGACACTGCAATAGTCGATGTCGCATGACCCGCACCACAGATTACTAATAATTTTTTCATAATAATGTCCCTCTTTCTTTACTTTCACTTTGTATATTCTGTTTTTTTGTTTTATTTATAAAGATTAAACCCATAGTTATGAGTATCCCAAAAGCAATGATTCCTGTAATACCGATGGTTTGAGCCAAAAGAACTAGTAGCCCAGCTGGCCATAACCCACTCAGTAACATAGTTACTGTTCCAGAAGTTCCGACATCAAAATTGGCTAAACTAAACACATTTGTTACAACCGGCGCTAACCAGGTTGAGAGATAGAAAGTCATTACTAAATACAGCGAACACCCAACTAATGATCGAATAATATTACCATTGAAATACGGTATCATAAGACAGATAGCAAAGGAGAAAAATGCTAAATCCCCAAAAGGTAATACATTATTTCCAGGTAGAATAACAGCTAATAATAATGAAATTGGAACCAACAATAGTGCTGTTGCCATAACCGTTGGGTGACCAACTGTTAAAGCAGCGTCCATTCCGATGTTCACGGTCCGTCCATTCAATTTCTTATTTGTAAATTCTTTTGCAGCCTCAGCAATTGGAAGAAGTCCTTCCATAAACATCGCTACCATCTTAGGCATGATTTTCATAACAGCGGCTGTTGTCATACCCAATGTTCCGATACCAGCAGCATCGTATCCAGCCAATACTCCTACACCAATACCGATTAAAAATCCAATCACTATGGTATCTCCAAGTACACCAAATTTAGTGGTGAGACTTTCCGCATCAGCATCAATTTTGTTAAATCCTGGAATTCTATCAAATATATAATTTACGGGTTTTGCAAACAAAACACCAGATAGAGCCATCAAATGGGTAATAGCAATACCAGGATAACCAAAGAATTCACTCACATGTTTTTGCGCTAAATCGGCTAGTAACCATTGAAGTATAACAGCTGTTGTTGCTCCGAGAATTCCAAACCAGAAGTTTCCTGTTACGGACTGAACCAACATACCTAAAAATATTGGGAACCAAAAATTCCAAATATCTACGTTTAAAGTTTTTGTCCATCCCAAAACAACAAAGATGAAGTTCAAGATTAAGGAAATAGGTATCATCAAAATTCCAAGCGATGTAGAGAAAGCCAAAGGCCCTCCGACACCTACCCCAATATCTAAAACATTTAAAGAACTCCCATATTTTACTCCCATTTCTTGAATGGCATTCCCTAATCCTGATGATAATAAGTCTAAGACCAACCCTAAACCAATTGACCCAATACCCACAGTGATTCCGGACATTACCGCTTTTCCAGGCTTCAGTCCAAATAGCAATCCGACAAGAAATATAATAACTGGTAAAAATACGACTGATCCCAATCCAATAAACCATTCAATTGCATTAATCAAAAATTCCATATTTTTCATAGCTCCTCTCTAATATACCCCTGCGCTATTGATAAGATGTACAAACTCATCTGTTTTTTTACATTTTAGTAGTTGATTTATTTTTTCTTGATTTTGGAAAAGTTCAACCAAATTTTGTAAAATGTCAACTTGTTCATGGGGGCTTGACATCGCTAACATAAATACTAACTGCACTTGAATGAATCGATCCTTATCTGTCATATCAGAAAATATAATTGGCTCCTCCAACGAGGCAAAGCAAACCTGTGATTGAATGACATGCTCTGAATCTGTATGAGGTATTGCGAACCCAATTCCGTTTACTTCTAATCCCGTAGGATATTCACTTTCTCGCTTCGTTATTCCATCAATATAGCTATCCTTAACACACTCAGCATTCAAAAGTTTTTGGAACATTTCTTCAAACAATTGATTTTGATTGGTTGGCTTTATATGGAATAAACACAATTCCTTATTAAAAAACATGACTAGTCTCCTTCAGAACTAAATAGTTTCAAAATTTCTTCTGGCTTCGTAATATTTGACATTACATCAACTGATTCTTCATTCTCAATAAAATGATAAAGCTCTTCAACAACGTCTCTGATTTCCAAAATGTCCTTTTCACATAAATTAATCATAATGACTAATTTAATATTCCTATCTCCCCAGTTTATTGCGTTTTTCAGAGATAAGAAAAATATATGTGATGTTATGACAGTGCTTGGATCAGCATGAGGAAGGGCCGCACCGCTTTCCAGATTTGTATTCCCCAATTTTTCCCGATCACAAACTGATTTTCTGAAGCGCTTGTTCACATGACCCATGCGCTCCAATTCAGAGATCATTAAATCCAAGCATTCTTCCTTGCTGTCCACTTTCACCGATAGTCTAATTAAATCCGGATCCATAAATTTCAAAAGTGTTGGACTGGCGACATTACTTTGTAGAGTATTTACCTCTCCAAACTTTTCACCTTTGATCAGATACTTAGTATACGCTTCCATCATTCTGACATAATCATCACTATTGACTAGTGGGGTTACTTTTACATATGGAATCATAGGATGATTTATATCAAGAGAAGTGATAATTAAATCGATATCAGTTGGATCGGCTTTTTCTAACTTTTCTAAAGTTGATATTTCAACATTATCACGTGCTGGTATAAATCGTCGGATTTTACTATAAATAAATTGAGCTGAAGATACTCCGTGTTGGCAAACAATTAAGATGTTATTTGCTTTTGACTGACTGTCCAGAGCTATTTGGAAATGAATCAAAATTAAAGATATCTCATCATCGTTTAGTATCACATCATATTCTTTCTCAATTATCACTAGAGCATACCAAACAATACTGAACAGTTCTGAATATTGGGATTTTATACTCTCTAACAAAGGATTTTCTATTCGGATTCCTTTTTTTAATCTCAAGACCATAGCTGGAATATGGTATAGCAACGAATTAAATAAGTGTTCATTCTGTGTTAAGTCAATTTTTTCGATAGTGCTCATTCTTTCGATTAGACGATACACAATATCAGTGTATTTTTCGTTATCAACTTTTAAATTATTCGTAATTCTATGAGCAAACAGTTGTCGAGACAGATATTCCTTATCATTGTCATCAAAATGAAGGTTCATTTTTTTCTCTAGTTCCGCAATGATTTCGTTCGCAACACTATATGTTTCCATATAGTGAATACTGCTGAAAAGAAAACTCTCTTCTGCAGTAAGGTGATGCCCAATCTCGAGCCGACGGAACTGGATTAGGAGGTTTGTAATCAAGGAACGAATGTAATAATCAGATACTTTCGTAGTTAAATCATACAAATCTTCTAATAGAAGCTTATAGACGTTGTCAATAAGTTCAATTTCAAAAAAATTATCCAGATTTTCTTTGAAAGAATTATTAGAAAGTATTGTCGAGTAATGAAATATCAATTGTTTCAATGCCTTTTGTACTAAGAACTCACTGCCATTAACAACTAGCCCTTCAGAGTTTGAGCTGAGCACGACTTCATTATGACTAATGATTTGATTAATATGTTTTATATCATTGTAAAGCGATGTTTTACTCACCATAAATCGTTTTGATAATTTCTCTAATGTTGGAGTTTCTTTTTCAAGACATACGTCTTTTATAATCCTTAATCTTCGTATATTCGGAGAATAATTATCCATATTGAGGCAGTCTTCTATAGCGGTTATAAATGCCCTTTTTTCTTGTTCTTCCCCTATTAGTTTTATCCCAACTGATGGTAGTCGCTTGATTTGAATCGCATAGGGCTTCATAAATAATTTAAGTGCTTCTAAATCTTGATATACCGTTTTAGTTGATACTAAAAGTTTTTTACTATAAAAAGAAGTAGGTAAAAAATTATCATGATCAATCAGCATGCGCGCGAGTTTATATTGCCTTTCGTTCATGTTCATCACCTTTCTTGTTAGCTAACGGATCTTCTTTTCATCAACAACTTTAACATAGCGATTCTTGCTACTCAATTACATCAAGTTCTTTTAACATTGTGGAAATAGGTTTAAAATTATTATTTGACCGGTATTCCTGGTAAAAAAATAGTAATAAAAAATGGCGGTTAAAATAACTCAACCGTCATTTTTTAAAATGCTGGATTACAGCCACATTTATTCATAAGTCACAAAAGGAGATTAACAAATACGCTCATACTTACACTTCGCTATATTTTATACCTCCTTATATTAATGCCCTATTCATCACTTACCTCGCACATAACCATTTGTGTATACATCTCAAAAATCGCAGACTCAACAATATCAGCAGGTGTTTCAACCAGCATGTACTGCAAAGCCAAATGCGTTTGTAACGCTTCAATCATCTTCGTGCTACTGCCGTCTAATTTGAGGAACATACTCGATTCTTCTGTGTAATTCGACATAACTATCACCTTCCCTTTCTACCTAAAATATTCGCAAACAGTTCTCTAGGATTTATCAGAGGATAGAACTTTCTCGAAAAATTTCCGACTTTTTTACCTATCCGTATCT
The window above is part of the uncultured Trichococcus sp. genome. Proteins encoded here:
- a CDS encoding PTS sugar transporter subunit IIB, with translation MKKLLVICGAGHATSTIAVSKIKKWLESENLSREVEIYQSKIADELKRIDDYDAVVSTTIVPDSIKSKVINGVGLLTGIGTENVYSDVKTRLGF
- a CDS encoding PTS transporter subunit IIC; this encodes MEFLINAIEWFIGLGSVVFLPVIIFLVGLLFGLKPGKAVMSGITVGIGSIGLGLVLDLLSSGLGNAIQEMGVKYGSSLNVLDIGVGVGGPLAFSTSLGILMIPISLILNFIFVVLGWTKTLNVDIWNFWFPIFLGMLVQSVTGNFWFGILGATTAVILQWLLADLAQKHVSEFFGYPGIAITHLMALSGVLFAKPVNYIFDRIPGFNKIDADAESLTTKFGVLGDTIVIGFLIGIGVGVLAGYDAAGIGTLGMTTAAVMKIMPKMVAMFMEGLLPIAEAAKEFTNKKLNGRTVNIGMDAALTVGHPTVMATALLLVPISLLLAVILPGNNVLPFGDLAFFSFAICLMIPYFNGNIIRSLVGCSLYLVMTFYLSTWLAPVVTNVFSLANFDVGTSGTVTMLLSGLWPAGLLVLLAQTIGITGIIAFGILITMGLIFINKTKKQNIQSESKERGTLL
- a CDS encoding PTS sugar transporter subunit IIA — protein: MNERQYKLARMLIDHDNFLPTSFYSKKLLVSTKTVYQDLEALKLFMKPYAIQIKRLPSVGIKLIGEEQEKRAFITAIEDCLNMDNYSPNIRRLRIIKDVCLEKETPTLEKLSKRFMVSKTSLYNDIKHINQIISHNEVVLSSNSEGLVVNGSEFLVQKALKQLIFHYSTILSNNSFKENLDNFFEIELIDNVYKLLLEDLYDLTTKVSDYYIRSLITNLLIQFRRLEIGHHLTAEESFLFSSIHYMETYSVANEIIAELEKKMNLHFDDNDKEYLSRQLFAHRITNNLKVDNEKYTDIVYRLIERMSTIEKIDLTQNEHLFNSLLYHIPAMVLRLKKGIRIENPLLESIKSQYSELFSIVWYALVIIEKEYDVILNDDEISLILIHFQIALDSQSKANNILIVCQHGVSSAQFIYSKIRRFIPARDNVEISTLEKLEKADPTDIDLIITSLDINHPMIPYVKVTPLVNSDDYVRMMEAYTKYLIKGEKFGEVNTLQSNVASPTLLKFMDPDLIRLSVKVDSKEECLDLMISELERMGHVNKRFRKSVCDREKLGNTNLESGAALPHADPSTVITSHIFFLSLKNAINWGDRNIKLVIMINLCEKDILEIRDVVEELYHFIENEESVDVMSNITKPEEILKLFSSEGD
- a CDS encoding PTS sugar transporter subunit IIA, whose translation is MFFNKELCLFHIKPTNQNQLFEEMFQKLLNAECVKDSYIDGITKRESEYPTGLEVNGIGFAIPHTDSEHVIQSQVCFASLEEPIIFSDMTDKDRFIQVQLVFMLAMSSPHEQVDILQNLVELFQNQEKINQLLKCKKTDEFVHLINSAGVY